In Papaver somniferum cultivar HN1 chromosome 1, ASM357369v1, whole genome shotgun sequence, a genomic segment contains:
- the LOC113300769 gene encoding probable polyamine oxidase 2: MESQNQSNHLKKGSFFSLERKQFTRSVIVIGGGFAGISAARALHDASIQVVLLESRDRLGGRVYTDYSFGFPVDMGASWLHGVCKENPLASLISRMGLPLYRTSGDNSVLYDHDLESYALYDTEGNQVPQELVTKVGIVFEDILKESEKVRDEFRDDMSIMQAFAIVLERRPDLRQEGLAHKVLQWYLCRMEGWFAADADTISLKCWDQEELLSGGHGLMVRGYLPVINTLAKGLHIRLGHSVTKIVRRNYGVKVMVEDGKTFAADAVVIAVPLGVLKAKRIEFEPRLPDWKEEAIAELGVGTENKIALHFGSVFWPNVEFLGVVAPTSYGCSYFLNLHKATGHPVLVYMPAGRLAHDIDKMSDEAAANFAFLQLKKILPDASEPIQHLVSHWGTDVNSLGSYSYDTVGKPHDLYERLRIPVDNMFFAGEATSASYPGTVHGAFSTGQMAAEECRMRVLERYGELDIFNSVMAKETHVPIQISRL; this comes from the exons ATGGAGTCACAGAATCAGAGTAATCATTTAAAAAAAG GTTCTTTCTTTTCACTTGAGAGAAAACAGTTTACTCGTTCCGTCATTGTCATAGGTGGTGGTTTTGCCGGTATTTCAGCTGCTCGCGCTCTTCATGATGCCTCCATTCAG GTTGTCCTGTTGGAATCGCGGGATAGGCTTGGTGGCCGTGTCTACACTGACTATTCATTTGGTTTTCCTGTTGACATGGGAGCATCATG GTTGCATGGTGTCTGCAAAGAGAATCCCTTGGCAAGTTTGATCTCTAGAATGGGATTACCCCTGTACCGAACTAGTGGTGACAATTCTGTATTGTATGATCATGACCTAGAAag CTATGCTCTCTATGATACTGAAGGAAATCAAGTTCCTCAAGAACTTGTCACTAAAGTCGGGATAGTTTTCGAGGACATTTTGAAAGAG TCAGAGAAAGTACGTGATGAATTCAGGGATGATATGTCCATCATGCAGGCATTTGCTATTGTGTTGGAAAGGCGGCCAGACCTAAG GCAAGAAGGGCTCGCTCACAAGGTTCTGCAGTGGTACTTGTGCAGAATGGAAGGCTGGTTTGCTGCGGATGCAGACACCATCTCGCTTAAGTGCTGGGATCAG GAAGAACTACTTTCTGGTGGTCATGGGCTTATGGTTCGGGGTTATCTCCCAGTTATCAACACTCTTGCAAAAGGTCTCCACATCCGCCTAGGGCACAG CGTTACAAAAATTGTTCGGCGCAATTATGGAGTTAAAGTCATGGTTGAGGATGGGAAAACATTTGCAGCAGATGCGGTTGTAATTGCTGTTCCGCTTGGTGTTTTGAAAGCTAAGCGTATAGAGTTTGAGCCTAGGTTACCGGATTGGAAAGAAGAAGCCATCGCTGAGCTTGGGGTTGGGACTGAGAACAAGATAGCTTTGCACTTTGGCAGCGTTTTCTGGCCGAACGTGGAGTTCTTAGGAGTAGTTGCACCGACTTCATATGGATGCAGTTACTTCTTAAATCTTCATAAGGCAACAGGCCATCCTGTTCTTGTTTATATGCCTGCTGGAAGGCTGGCCCATGATATTGATAAGATGTCTGATGAGGCTGCTGCTAATTTTGCATTTCTCCAACTGAAGAAGATTCTTCCTGATGCTTCTGAACCG ATTCAGCATCTTGTTTCTCACTGGGGGACAGACGTCAATTCACTTGGATCCTACAGCTATGATACAGTAGGTAAACCCCATGATCTGTATGAACGACTTAGGATTCCAGTCGACAACATGTTCTTTGCTGGAGAGGCGACGAGTGCAAGCTATCCAGGGACTGTGCATGGGGCATTCTCAACTGGGCAGATGGCAGCTGAGGAATGTAGGATGCGTGTCCTTGAAAGGTATGGGGAGTTGGATATATTCAACTCTGTCATGGCCAAGGAGACGCACGTTCCAATCCAGATTTCTCGACTGTAG